The Erpetoichthys calabaricus chromosome 5, fErpCal1.3, whole genome shotgun sequence genome has a segment encoding these proteins:
- the LOC114652424 gene encoding gastrula zinc finger protein XlCGF26.1-like, with protein sequence MKKSARGSQNLTAACLQCSSLPSAGLTQREATKTDRQQVEKEIQIHTEEKCLECGKQFIQKSDLNKHMKIHNGEKAHCCHECGKSFSRISNLQTHRRIHTGEKPHCCPECGKLFSRRSHLQRHRRIHTGENLHCCPECGKSFSSRRHLQSHRKIHTGEKLHCCPECGKSFSSRRNLQSHTRIHTGEKPYCCSECGKSFSRITTLQTHRRIHTGVKPHCCSECGKSFLRRSHLQNHRRIHTGEKPHCCSECGKSFSRRSHLQSHRRIHTGEKPHCCSECGKLFSRRSHLQRHRRIHTGEKPHCCSECGKSFSLISYLQNHRRIHTGEKPHCCSECGKSFSRRSDLQMHIRIHTGEKPHCCPECGKSFSRIRSLQTHRRIHTGEKPHCCPECGKLFSGRRHLQSHRIIHRGEKPHCCSDCCKSFSKSSHLQRHRRSHTGEKPYCCPECGKQFSNKLSFQRHTEIDIGEKAYCCSQCGKMFFNSTCFRVHTQTHTEDKMQYVCSECGKCYANKKCLHRHTKIHTGEKYFSCP encoded by the coding sequence ATGAAAAAATCAGCAAGAGGATCACAGAACCTAACAGCAGCCTGTCTGCAGTGCAGTTCTCTCCCTTCTGCTGGACTAACACAGAGAGAAGCCACCAAAACTGATCGACagcaagtggagaaagaaatccaaattcatactgaagaaaaatgtttggaatgtggcaaacaattcataCAAAAAAGTGATCTTAATAAGCATATGAAGATTCACAATGGAGAAAAAGCACATTGTTGTCatgaatgtggtaagtcgttctcacGTATAAGCAATCTTCAGacacacagaagaatccacacaggagaaaaaccccattgctgtccagaatgtggtaagttgttctcaaggagaagccatcttcagaggcacagaagaatccacacaggagaaaatcTTCATTGCTGCCCAGAATGTGGTAAATCGTTCTCAAGTAGAAGGCATCTTCAGAgtcacagaaaaatccacacaggagaaaaacttcATTGCTGCCCAGAATGTGGTAAATCGTTCTCAAGTAGAAGGAATCTTCAGAGTCAcacaagaatccacacaggagaaaaaccttattGCTGTTCAGAGTGTGGTAAATCGTTCTCACGTATAACCACTCTTCAAacacacagaagaatccacacaggagtaaaacctcattgctgttcagaatgtggtaagtcgttcttaaggagaagccatcttcagaatcacagaagaatccacacaggagaaaaaccccattgctgttcagaatgtggtaagtcgttctcaaggagaagccatcttcagagtcacagaagaatccacacaggagaaaaaccccattgctgttcagaatgtggtaagttgttctcaaggagaagccatcttcagaggcacagaagaatccacacaggagaaaaaccccaTTGCTGTTCAGAGTGTGGTAAATCATTCTCACTTATAAGCTatcttcagaaccacagaagaatccacactggagaaaaacctcattgctgttcagaatgtggcaagtcGTTCTCAAGGAGAAGCGATCTTCAGATGCACataagaatccacacaggagaaaaacctcattgctgtccagaatgtggtaaatcATTCTCACGTATAAGGTCTCTTCAGacgcacagaagaatccacacaggagaaaaacctcattgctgtccagaatgtggtaaattGTTCTCAGGTAGAAGGCATCTTCAGAGTCACAGAATAATCCACagaggagaaaaacctcattgctgttcagattGTTGTAAGTCGTTCTCCAAAAGTAGCCATCTGCAGAGGCACAGAAGaagccacacaggagaaaaaccttattgttgtccagaatgtggaaaacaattttctAACAAACTCAGTTTTCAAAGGCACACAGAAATTGATATTGGAGAGAAGGCATATTGCTGTTCTCAATgtggaaaaatgtttttcaacagTACGTGTTTTCGagtacacacacaaactcacactgaAGATAAAATGCAGTAtgtctgttctgaatgtggcaaatgttATGCAAACAAGAAATGTCTTCATAGACACACCAAAATCCATACTggagaaaaatattttagttgTCCTTAA